The Solicola gregarius DNA window TCGGTCGGATCACCACCGACGGCAGCATCGACGAGTTCGACCTGCCGACGCGAGACTGCGGGCCGTTCGGCATCGCTGCCGGCCCCGACGGAGCAATGTGGTGCACCGAGACGGCGGCGAACCGCATCGGCCGGATCACGATCGATGGTGATGTCACCGAGTACGAGCTGCCGGTCGCCGGGGCATTTCCGTCGGCGATCGTCGCCGGGCCCGACGATGCCATGTGGTTCACGATGAACCAGGCGAACGCGATCGGGCGGATCGGCATGGACGGGTACGTCGACGTGCACGACCTGCCGACCGCGAACGCCGCTCCGGTCGGCATCGCGGCCGGTCGTGACGACGGCCTGTGGTTTGTCGAGATCGGCGGCGGGCAGATCGGGCGCATCGACATCGCCGGGAAGGTCGAGGAGTACGCACTGCCCGACCGGGCCGCTCGACCGCACGCGATCACGGTCGACGGCGACGGAGCGCTGTGGTTCACCGAGTGGGGAGGCAACCGGATCGGCAGGATGCCAACCGGCGGCGGCATCGAGTCGTACGACCTCCCGACGCCGGACTCGGAGCCGCACGGGATCGCCGTCGGTCCCGATGGCGCGATCTGGGCCGCGCTCGAGATCGGCGTACTCGCCCGGATCGGTCGCGGCTGATCGGGCGGTCGCGACCGAGCGCTCTGCATGTGGAACGTCCGCTCTGCATGGAGAACCAGCCATGCAGAGCGGATGTTTACCATGTTCACATGGTAAACATCCGCGTACGTCGGGAGCCACCCAC harbors:
- a CDS encoding Vgb family protein, with the protein product MTDVKIEEVVVAGPDEGPYALTTGPDGALWFTLVHSAQVGRLVPGERPELHGLAEGCGPTIIASGPDDGLWFTEYQAHRIGRITTDGSIDEFDLPTRDCGPFGIAAGPDGAMWCTETAANRIGRITIDGDVTEYELPVAGAFPSAIVAGPDDAMWFTMNQANAIGRIGMDGYVDVHDLPTANAAPVGIAAGRDDGLWFVEIGGGQIGRIDIAGKVEEYALPDRAARPHAITVDGDGALWFTEWGGNRIGRMPTGGGIESYDLPTPDSEPHGIAVGPDGAIWAALEIGVLARIGRG